In the Bradyrhizobium guangzhouense genome, one interval contains:
- the glpK gene encoding glycerol kinase GlpK has product MSFVLAIDQGTTSSRAIVFRGDISIAAKAQAEFPQHFPASGWVEHEPEDIWTSTVMVCREAIEQAGITAKDIAAIGITNQRETTVVWDRATGQAVHRAIVWQDRRTADICARLKADGREPLISQKTGLIIDPYFSGTKVAWILDHVPGARARAARGELMFGTVDCYLLWRLTGGKVHATDATNASRTLLFNIHTGQWDDELLEIIGVPRSMLPEVKDSSARFGESTPDLFGGAIAICGIAGDQQAATIGQACFRPGMMKSTYGTGCFALLNTGATPVVSKNKLLTTIAYQLGGKRTYALEGSIFVAGSAVQWLRDGLGIIKHAAETGPLADQSDSMQSVYLVPAFVGMGAPYWNPRVRGALFGLTRNTGPAELAHAALESVCYQTFDLWAAMRADWPSSEVASVVLRVDGGMTASDWTMQRLADLLDAPVDRPVIQETTALGAAYLAGLNAGVYPEPTKFADNWRLEHRFKPNMSDATRERKLAGWARAVKGVLASDEGEG; this is encoded by the coding sequence ATGTCTTTCGTCCTCGCCATCGACCAGGGCACCACCTCCTCGCGCGCGATCGTGTTTCGCGGCGATATTTCCATTGCTGCGAAGGCGCAAGCCGAGTTTCCGCAGCATTTTCCGGCCTCGGGCTGGGTCGAGCACGAGCCGGAGGACATCTGGACCTCGACCGTGATGGTCTGCCGCGAGGCCATCGAGCAGGCCGGCATCACGGCGAAAGACATCGCCGCGATCGGCATCACCAACCAGCGCGAGACCACCGTGGTGTGGGACCGCGCCACGGGCCAGGCCGTGCACCGCGCCATCGTCTGGCAGGACCGCCGCACCGCCGACATCTGCGCCAGGCTCAAGGCCGACGGCCGCGAGCCGTTGATCTCGCAGAAGACCGGGCTGATCATCGACCCCTATTTCTCCGGCACCAAGGTCGCATGGATCCTCGACCACGTTCCCGGCGCCCGCGCGAGGGCCGCGCGTGGCGAATTGATGTTCGGCACCGTCGATTGCTACCTGCTCTGGCGCCTCACCGGCGGCAAGGTGCATGCCACCGACGCCACCAACGCCTCGCGCACGCTGCTGTTCAACATCCACACCGGCCAGTGGGATGACGAGCTGCTCGAGATCATCGGCGTGCCGCGTTCGATGCTGCCGGAGGTGAAGGATTCCTCCGCGCGCTTTGGCGAGAGCACGCCTGATTTGTTCGGCGGCGCGATTGCCATCTGCGGCATCGCCGGCGACCAGCAGGCCGCGACCATCGGCCAGGCCTGCTTCCGCCCGGGCATGATGAAGTCCACCTACGGCACCGGCTGCTTCGCCCTGCTCAACACCGGCGCGACACCCGTCGTCTCCAAGAACAAGCTGCTCACCACCATCGCCTACCAGCTCGGTGGCAAGCGCACCTATGCGCTGGAAGGCTCGATCTTCGTCGCGGGTTCGGCGGTGCAATGGCTGCGCGACGGCCTCGGCATCATCAAGCATGCCGCCGAAACCGGACCTCTTGCCGATCAGTCCGACTCCATGCAGAGCGTCTATCTGGTGCCGGCCTTCGTCGGCATGGGCGCGCCCTACTGGAATCCGCGCGTCCGCGGCGCGCTGTTCGGCCTCACCCGCAACACCGGACCTGCCGAGCTGGCGCATGCCGCGCTGGAGAGCGTCTGCTACCAGACCTTCGATCTCTGGGCCGCGATGCGCGCGGACTGGCCGAGCTCGGAGGTGGCCAGCGTCGTGCTCCGTGTCGATGGCGGCATGACCGCCTCCGACTGGACCATGCAGCGCCTCGCCGACCTGCTCGATGCACCGGTCGATCGCCCCGTGATCCAGGAGACCACGGCGCTCGGCGCCGCCTATCTCGCCGGCCTCAATGCCGGCGTCTATCCCGAGCCGACCAAGTTCGCCGACAATTGGCGCCTCGAGCACCGCTTCAAGCCGAACATGAGCGATGCCACCCGCGAACGAAAGCTCGCCGGCTGGGCCCGCGCGGTGAAGGGCGTGCTGGCGAGCGACGAGGGGGAAGGGTAG
- a CDS encoding di-heme-cytochrome C peroxidase yields MAWKPNSIVASLSLLFSVVVAAVILIAGVVAYPYVAKVYDGTRVELPHYPAVRKTRWLDQNWTDQRDWVHHADQGTATFHIPYEWFMALEQPELSLTSVGLLSDPAYLDRFGFIPDPDDPKLGLPVGMARGKAMVDATAQPWKNPRAPYIDMTRIGLTCAACHTGRFTYQGTEFLVDGGPAITDLGKFRTALGLSLAFTRFVPYRFDRFAERVIGANPSEVEKTQLLAQLDKVLAQGKWLSDLDTMVAPQSVVEGYGRLDALNRIGNEVFAVDLKNPANYAATSAPVHFPRIWDAPWFDWVQYNSSIEQPMVRNAGEAMGVSAMLNLTSATGGFYNSGIEIMNLHGIEKALAGKQPNASTGFTGLKSPQWPAELPPIDKTLAAQGAALYKELCQGCHLPPVSSAEFWTSDRWSLPAGRTQEHYPGERYLRLNVVPIARVGTDPAQATDMLDRKVSVPRELDIASDSFGPALGAVTEKTITHWYDSQTPPVPPEKREELNGYRDNGIQAPLAYKARPLTGIWATPPYLHNGSVPNLYALLSPVNERPAKFYLGNREYDPDNVGYRTDRLEGGFELDTRIRGNFNTGHEFNNGKDGVIGRLLAPAERRALVEFLKTM; encoded by the coding sequence ATGGCGTGGAAGCCGAATTCCATCGTCGCCTCGTTGAGCCTGCTCTTCTCGGTTGTCGTTGCCGCCGTCATCTTGATCGCGGGCGTGGTGGCCTACCCCTATGTCGCCAAGGTCTATGACGGGACCAGGGTGGAGTTGCCGCACTACCCAGCCGTCCGGAAGACCCGCTGGCTCGACCAGAACTGGACGGATCAGCGCGACTGGGTTCACCACGCCGATCAGGGAACGGCGACCTTCCACATTCCCTATGAATGGTTCATGGCGCTCGAGCAGCCCGAGCTGTCGCTGACGTCGGTGGGGCTGCTGAGCGATCCTGCCTATCTCGACCGTTTCGGCTTCATTCCCGATCCTGATGACCCCAAGCTCGGATTGCCGGTGGGCATGGCCCGCGGCAAGGCGATGGTCGATGCCACCGCGCAACCCTGGAAGAATCCACGGGCTCCCTACATCGACATGACGCGGATCGGGCTGACCTGTGCGGCGTGCCACACCGGGCGCTTCACCTATCAAGGCACGGAATTTCTGGTCGACGGCGGGCCTGCAATCACCGATCTCGGCAAGTTCCGGACCGCGCTCGGGCTCTCGCTGGCGTTCACGCGCTTCGTGCCCTATCGCTTCGACCGGTTCGCCGAAAGGGTGATCGGGGCAAACCCGAGCGAGGTGGAAAAGACCCAGCTGCTCGCGCAGCTCGACAAGGTGCTGGCGCAGGGCAAGTGGCTTTCCGATCTCGATACCATGGTTGCGCCGCAGAGCGTGGTCGAAGGCTACGGCAGGCTCGACGCGCTGAACCGCATCGGCAACGAGGTCTTCGCGGTCGATCTCAAGAACCCCGCCAACTATGCCGCCACATCGGCGCCGGTGCATTTCCCGCGCATCTGGGATGCCCCGTGGTTCGATTGGGTCCAGTACAATTCATCGATCGAGCAGCCCATGGTGCGCAACGCCGGTGAAGCCATGGGCGTCTCGGCAATGCTCAATCTGACGAGCGCGACCGGAGGCTTTTACAACTCGGGCATCGAAATCATGAACCTGCATGGAATCGAGAAAGCGCTGGCCGGCAAGCAACCGAATGCAAGCACGGGCTTCACCGGATTGAAGTCGCCACAATGGCCTGCCGAGCTTCCGCCCATCGACAAGACGCTCGCCGCGCAGGGTGCAGCCCTCTACAAGGAGCTGTGCCAGGGGTGCCATTTGCCGCCGGTGAGCAGTGCCGAATTCTGGACATCCGACCGCTGGTCGCTGCCCGCAGGTCGAACGCAGGAGCACTATCCGGGCGAGCGCTATCTCCGTCTCAACGTCGTCCCGATCGCGCGTGTTGGCACCGACCCGGCGCAGGCAACGGACATGCTCGATCGCAAGGTCAGCGTACCCAGGGAGCTCGATATCGCTTCCGACAGTTTCGGCCCGGCGCTCGGTGCCGTCACCGAAAAGACCATCACGCATTGGTATGACAGCCAGACACCGCCTGTACCGCCGGAGAAGCGCGAGGAGCTGAATGGCTACCGGGACAACGGCATCCAGGCGCCGCTGGCCTACAAGGCGCGTCCGCTCACCGGCATCTGGGCAACGCCGCCGTACTTGCACAACGGCTCGGTGCCGAACCTCTATGCCCTGCTGTCGCCGGTCAACGAGCGGCCGGCCAAATTCTACCTCGGCAACCGCGAATATGATCCTGATAATGTCGGCTATCGCACGGACAGGCTGGAGGGCGGCTTCGAGCTCGACACCAGGATCCGCGGCAACTTCAACACCGGGCACGAGTTCAACAACGGCAAGGACGGCGTGATCGGACGTCTTCTGGCGCCGGCGGAGCGGCGGGCGCTGGTGGAGTTTTTGAAGACGATGTGA
- a CDS encoding Dyp-type peroxidase, with product MPARSDASALDRNDIQGMAMRPYRFPFARYHLLDVSDPARARRWFSDVAGRCTTVAGLDASPPLAFNVALSWQGLSAIGTPQPSLASFPQEFQQGMAARAGRLGDVGDSAPARWDPPFDSSVHALVVVSAMTSADRDAASTALLPDIGDNGLSALAAIDAQLLPGPDGKPVPIEHFGYRDGITQPAIEGSGDLLLPGAGVADAGGWRALKAGEFVLGQVDETGAVPDLPSPASLSRNGSFVVLRKLHQHVFAFRDFLRRSAIDDADVALLAAKMMGRWQSGAPLALAAERDDQALAADAHRNNDFTYLDDLRGTNCPIGAHVRRLNPRSGLSGPNGASVHRHRLLRQGLPYGARLPADAADDDGAARGAIMLLVNADIARQFEFVQKVWINDGDFAGLGNDKDPVIGGNDGSGSFTIPRSGAPRRRLQSLPAFVSTRGGEYFFLPGIAALRSLADIAS from the coding sequence ATGCCTGCCCGATCCGATGCCAGCGCGCTGGATCGGAACGATATCCAGGGCATGGCGATGCGGCCCTATCGCTTCCCGTTCGCGCGATATCATCTGCTCGATGTGAGCGACCCGGCGCGAGCCCGGCGATGGTTCAGCGATGTCGCCGGGCGATGCACGACGGTTGCGGGTCTGGACGCATCGCCCCCGCTCGCTTTCAACGTCGCCCTCTCCTGGCAGGGGCTGTCGGCGATCGGTACGCCGCAGCCGAGCCTGGCGAGCTTCCCGCAGGAATTCCAGCAGGGCATGGCGGCGCGCGCTGGAAGGCTCGGCGATGTCGGCGACAGCGCTCCGGCGCGGTGGGACCCACCGTTCGACAGCAGCGTGCACGCGCTCGTCGTGGTCAGTGCGATGACATCGGCGGACCGCGATGCCGCTTCGACCGCATTGCTGCCTGATATCGGCGACAACGGCCTGAGCGCGCTCGCTGCCATCGATGCGCAATTGCTGCCCGGGCCGGACGGCAAGCCCGTCCCGATCGAGCATTTCGGCTACCGTGACGGAATTACCCAACCCGCGATCGAGGGCAGCGGGGATCTGCTGTTGCCCGGCGCGGGCGTTGCCGACGCGGGCGGTTGGCGCGCCCTGAAGGCCGGAGAGTTCGTGCTCGGACAGGTCGATGAGACCGGTGCCGTCCCTGACCTGCCGAGCCCGGCCAGCCTGAGCCGCAACGGCAGCTTCGTGGTGCTGCGCAAGCTGCACCAGCATGTGTTTGCCTTCAGGGATTTTCTGCGGCGTTCGGCCATTGACGACGCCGACGTCGCGCTGCTGGCGGCGAAGATGATGGGCCGCTGGCAAAGCGGCGCGCCGCTGGCGCTGGCCGCAGAGCGGGACGACCAGGCGCTCGCTGCGGACGCCCATCGAAACAACGACTTCACGTATCTCGACGATCTCAGGGGAACGAACTGCCCGATCGGGGCCCATGTGCGCCGCCTCAATCCACGCTCGGGACTATCGGGCCCGAATGGTGCATCCGTGCATCGGCATCGGCTGCTGCGCCAGGGTCTGCCCTATGGCGCGCGCCTGCCCGCGGATGCTGCTGATGATGACGGTGCCGCGCGCGGCGCCATCATGTTGCTGGTCAATGCCGACATCGCCCGTCAATTCGAATTCGTTCAGAAGGTCTGGATCAACGACGGCGACTTCGCCGGCCTCGGCAACGACAAGGATCCGGTCATCGGCGGCAATGACGGCAGCGGAAGCTTCACGATCCCGCGTTCCGGCGCGCCGCGGCGCCGATTGCAGAGCCTGCCGGCGTTCGTGAGCACGCGCGGCGGCGAATATTTCTTCCTGCCTGGCATCGCGGCGTTGCGATCATTGGCGGACATAGCTTCATGA
- a CDS encoding pYEATS domain-containing protein yields the protein MASFNNLLTALSGFAWPALLLVVLVYFRNELRSIALQFQRQLASGAALKWKDFEFRAIQIDVLDARQGSEYAQVPADKFLFEKRHKSYKENKNLFLVHRTSPSGQFHPFNKLPTYDITVYLLSHKNFGHLNDVKEVQYYFGHHFGLQQGEYGTKFVVKNGTDNFAVKTNAYGPMLCEARVVFHDGSETSVSRYLDFEGTGYRFSAATNASDIEKTKARSEEVRT from the coding sequence ATGGCTAGTTTCAATAACCTTCTCACGGCGCTTTCCGGATTCGCGTGGCCTGCACTTCTCCTGGTTGTCTTAGTTTATTTTCGCAACGAGTTGCGATCTATTGCTCTACAATTTCAGCGCCAGCTCGCCTCGGGGGCTGCGCTGAAATGGAAGGATTTCGAGTTTCGCGCGATCCAGATTGATGTACTCGATGCGCGGCAGGGTTCTGAATATGCGCAAGTCCCCGCCGATAAATTTCTCTTCGAAAAAAGGCACAAGAGTTACAAAGAAAACAAGAACCTCTTCCTTGTTCATAGAACTAGCCCGTCGGGGCAGTTTCATCCATTTAACAAACTCCCGACATACGACATAACGGTTTATCTTCTTTCGCATAAAAACTTCGGTCATTTGAACGATGTGAAGGAGGTCCAATACTATTTTGGTCATCACTTCGGACTGCAGCAAGGTGAGTACGGCACAAAGTTTGTTGTTAAGAATGGAACAGACAATTTTGCTGTGAAAACTAACGCCTACGGTCCGATGTTGTGTGAAGCTCGAGTTGTCTTCCACGACGGAAGTGAGACAAGCGTCAGTCGGTATCTAGACTTTGAGGGAACGGGCTATCGCTTCAGCGCCGCTACAAACGCGTCGGATATCGAAAAGACGAAGGCTAGGAGCGAGGAAGTTCGGACGTAG
- a CDS encoding threonine/serine dehydratase yields MTAPSDINREQIAATEAVIRPHVRRTPLLQADLADFGLPAAPVVFKLEMLQHSGSFKARGAFANLLLRQVPQAGVVAASGGNHGAAVAYAAQQLGIPATIFVPEITSPAKVERIKGYGAKLMIAGSRYADALAASEAHLAQTGAMAVHAYDQAETLRGQGSVGLELEQDAPGIDTLLVAVGGGGLIGGIAAWSAGRTRIIAVEPELSPTLHDAFAAGAPVDAPASGLAADSLAPRRVGELMFPIARAHVERVVLVSDDAIRQAQAALWSSLRLVTEPGGAAAFAALLSGRYRPSPGERIAVLVCGANTMAVNFSG; encoded by the coding sequence ATGACAGCACCATCAGACATCAATCGCGAGCAGATCGCGGCGACCGAAGCCGTCATCCGTCCGCACGTCAGGCGCACGCCGCTGCTGCAGGCCGATCTCGCCGATTTCGGCCTGCCGGCGGCGCCGGTCGTTTTCAAGCTCGAAATGCTGCAGCATTCCGGCTCGTTCAAGGCGCGCGGCGCCTTTGCCAATCTGTTGCTGCGGCAGGTGCCGCAAGCCGGCGTCGTCGCCGCATCCGGCGGCAATCACGGCGCGGCCGTCGCCTATGCGGCGCAGCAGCTCGGGATTCCTGCGACGATCTTTGTTCCTGAGATCACCTCGCCAGCCAAGGTCGAGCGAATCAAGGGTTATGGCGCGAAGCTGATGATCGCGGGCAGCCGCTACGCCGATGCGCTCGCCGCAAGCGAAGCGCATCTTGCGCAGACCGGAGCGATGGCCGTTCATGCCTACGACCAGGCCGAAACGTTGCGCGGCCAAGGCAGCGTCGGGCTGGAGCTGGAGCAGGACGCGCCTGGGATCGACACGCTGCTGGTCGCGGTCGGCGGTGGCGGCCTGATCGGCGGCATCGCGGCGTGGAGCGCCGGCAGGACCCGCATCATTGCCGTCGAGCCGGAGCTCTCGCCGACCCTGCATGACGCGTTCGCGGCAGGCGCCCCGGTCGACGCGCCGGCGAGCGGCCTCGCCGCCGACAGCCTTGCGCCGCGGCGCGTCGGCGAACTGATGTTCCCGATCGCGCGCGCCCATGTCGAGCGCGTCGTCCTCGTCAGCGACGATGCTATCCGGCAGGCGCAGGCCGCGCTGTGGTCGAGCCTGCGCCTCGTCACCGAGCCCGGCGGCGCCGCCGCGTTTGCGGCGCTGCTCTCCGGCCGCTATCGTCCATCACCGGGCGAGCGCATCGCGGTGCTGGTTTGCGGGGCGAATACGATGGCGGTGAATTTTAGCGGCTAG
- a CDS encoding glutathione S-transferase family protein, whose protein sequence is MFLIGQYDSPFVRRVAIALRLYGLSFEHKPWSTFGDADKIAPYNPLRRVPTLVCDDGEALIESTIILDYLDELVGPDKAMLPRSGVDRRRHLRICALATGLGDKAVSLLYERVLRKEQLALWVERCRAQIGDVLKVLDAERAKVTTPYWLGTRIGHADIAVACVVRFTREAHSDLFDAARYPALAAHADRCEALAPFQEIVQPLAPPKG, encoded by the coding sequence ATGTTCCTGATCGGCCAATATGATTCCCCCTTCGTCCGCCGCGTCGCGATTGCGCTGCGGCTTTACGGACTTAGCTTCGAGCACAAGCCGTGGTCGACCTTCGGCGATGCCGACAAGATCGCGCCGTACAATCCGCTGCGCCGCGTGCCGACGCTGGTGTGTGACGACGGCGAGGCGCTGATCGAGAGCACCATCATCCTGGATTATCTCGACGAGCTGGTCGGGCCCGACAAGGCGATGCTGCCGCGCAGCGGCGTCGATCGGCGCAGGCACTTGCGCATCTGCGCGCTGGCGACCGGCCTCGGCGACAAGGCGGTCAGCCTGCTCTATGAGCGCGTGCTGCGGAAGGAGCAGCTCGCGCTATGGGTCGAGCGCTGCCGGGCGCAGATCGGCGACGTGCTCAAAGTGTTGGACGCCGAGCGCGCCAAGGTGACGACGCCATACTGGCTGGGGACGCGCATCGGCCATGCCGATATCGCGGTTGCCTGCGTCGTCCGCTTCACCCGCGAGGCGCATTCCGATCTCTTCGACGCGGCGCGCTATCCCGCGCTCGCAGCCCACGCCGATCGCTGCGAGGCGCTGGCGCCGTTCCAGGAGATCGTGCAGCCCCTGGCGCCGCCGAAGGGGTGA
- the metH gene encoding methionine synthase, translating into MTVSPSPKRTALINAARERILVLDGAMGTMIQNLQFDEAAFRGERFKTFHRDLRGNNDLLILTQPQAIEDIHAAYLRAGADIVATNTFSTTSIAQADYDLADIVYEMARDGARLAGNAARRVAAEDGKPRFVAGAIGPTNRTASISPDVANPGYRAVTFDDLRKSYGEQIRGLIDGGVDLLLVETIFDTLNAKAALYAIAEITEELGIDMPVMVSGTITDKSGRLLSGQMPEAFWNSVRHAKPVTIGFNCALGAEDLRAHIADIGRVADTLVCAYPNAGLPNEFGQYDETPEYMARLVGEFARDGLVNIVGGCCGTTPDHIAAIAAAVAPHKPRIVPEIASKLRLSGLEPFVLTDAIPFVNVGERTNVTGSARFRKLITSGDYTAALQVARDQVENGAQIIDVNMDEGLLDSEAAMVTFLNLVAAEPDIARVPVMVDSSKFSVIEAGLKCVQGKPVVNSISMKEGEEKFIHEAKIARRHGAAVVVMAFDEVGQADTFARKTEICKRAYDILVGRVGFAPEDIIFDPNIFAIATGIEEHNNYGVDFIEATRWIRRNLPGAHISGGVSNLSFSFRGNEPVREAMHSVFLYHAIKAGMDMGIVNAGQMIVYDDIDPELRQVCEDVVLNRDPGASERLLALAEKFRGKKTEAKEADLAWREWPVEKRLSHSLVHGITEFIEQDTEEARKNSSRPLDVIEGPLMAGMNVVGDLFGDGKMFLPQVVKSARVMKQAVAWLMPFMEEEKARNLASGIGTEGSSSAGKIVLATVKGDVHDIGKNIVGIVLQCNNYEVIDLGVMVPAAKIVETVKAEKADIVGLSGLITPSLDEMAFFAGELQREGLKLPLLIGGATTSRVHTAVKIDPSYQAGPVVHVNDASRAVGVASSLLSPEKREAYAAEVRAEYAKISEAHLRAQADKKRLKLADARKNAVTIDFAKSKPVKPTFLGTRSFDDYDLAELVPYIDWTPFFQTWELAGRFPAILKDEKVGEVARSLYDDARKMLDTIVKEKWFRARATIGFWPANAQGDDIVLYTDDTRTKSIATLHTLRQQLEKREGRFNAALSDFVAPAGVPDYVGGFVVTAGIGEDAVADRFKMANDDYSSILCKALADRLAEAFAERMHARVRREFWAYAPDEALSSEDLILEKYQGIRPAPGYPAQPDHTEKATLFELLDAENTAGVRLTESFAMWPGSSVSGLYFASPESYYFGVGKIERDQVEDYAARKGMTVAETERWLAPVLNYIPSQQPSDKAFAATPANDEASNDLASHPPGCTCAVHLVWQKKRAGAG; encoded by the coding sequence ATGACCGTATCCCCCTCGCCCAAGCGAACCGCCCTCATCAATGCCGCGCGCGAGCGCATCCTCGTGCTCGACGGCGCCATGGGCACGATGATCCAGAACCTGCAGTTCGACGAGGCCGCCTTCCGCGGCGAGCGCTTCAAGACCTTTCATCGCGACCTGCGCGGCAACAACGACCTGTTGATCCTGACCCAGCCGCAGGCGATCGAGGACATCCACGCGGCCTATTTGCGCGCCGGAGCCGACATCGTCGCGACCAATACGTTCTCGACCACCTCGATCGCGCAGGCCGATTACGACCTCGCCGACATCGTCTACGAGATGGCGCGCGATGGCGCCCGCCTCGCCGGCAATGCCGCCCGCCGCGTCGCCGCCGAAGACGGCAAGCCGCGCTTCGTCGCCGGCGCCATCGGCCCGACCAACCGCACCGCCTCGATCTCGCCTGACGTTGCCAATCCCGGCTACCGCGCCGTCACCTTCGATGACTTACGCAAGTCCTATGGCGAGCAGATCCGCGGCCTGATCGACGGAGGCGTCGACCTGCTGCTGGTCGAGACCATCTTCGACACGCTGAACGCCAAGGCGGCGCTCTATGCCATCGCCGAGATCACCGAGGAGCTCGGCATCGACATGCCGGTGATGGTGTCGGGCACCATCACCGACAAGTCCGGCCGCCTGCTCTCCGGCCAGATGCCGGAAGCGTTCTGGAACTCGGTGCGGCACGCAAAACCCGTCACCATCGGCTTCAACTGCGCGCTCGGCGCCGAAGACCTGCGCGCGCATATCGCCGATATCGGCCGCGTCGCCGACACGCTGGTCTGCGCCTATCCGAACGCCGGCCTGCCCAACGAATTCGGCCAGTATGACGAGACGCCGGAGTACATGGCCCGCCTGGTCGGCGAGTTCGCGCGCGACGGCCTCGTCAACATCGTCGGCGGCTGCTGCGGCACCACACCTGATCATATCGCGGCGATCGCTGCCGCGGTCGCCCCGCACAAGCCGCGCATCGTGCCTGAGATCGCATCCAAGCTGCGCCTCTCCGGCCTCGAGCCGTTCGTGCTGACGGACGCGATTCCGTTCGTGAACGTCGGCGAGCGCACCAACGTCACCGGCTCGGCCCGCTTCCGCAAGCTGATCACATCAGGCGACTACACCGCCGCGCTGCAGGTCGCTCGCGACCAGGTCGAGAACGGGGCGCAGATCATCGACGTCAACATGGACGAGGGGCTTCTGGATTCGGAAGCCGCGATGGTGACCTTCCTCAACCTCGTCGCCGCCGAGCCCGATATCGCCCGCGTGCCCGTGATGGTCGATTCGTCAAAATTCTCGGTGATCGAAGCCGGCCTGAAATGCGTGCAAGGCAAGCCGGTCGTCAATTCGATCTCGATGAAGGAAGGCGAAGAAAAATTCATCCACGAGGCGAAGATTGCCCGCCGTCATGGTGCGGCTGTGGTCGTGATGGCGTTCGACGAGGTCGGCCAGGCCGACACGTTCGCGCGCAAGACCGAGATCTGCAAGCGCGCCTACGACATCCTTGTGGGCCGCGTCGGCTTCGCGCCCGAGGACATCATCTTCGATCCGAACATCTTCGCGATCGCGACCGGCATCGAGGAGCACAACAATTACGGCGTCGACTTCATCGAGGCGACGCGCTGGATCCGGCGGAACCTGCCCGGCGCGCATATCTCGGGCGGCGTGTCCAACCTGTCGTTCTCGTTCCGCGGCAACGAGCCGGTGCGCGAGGCGATGCACTCGGTGTTCCTGTATCACGCCATCAAGGCCGGCATGGACATGGGCATCGTCAATGCCGGTCAGATGATCGTCTATGACGACATCGATCCGGAATTGCGGCAAGTGTGCGAGGACGTCGTCCTCAACCGCGATCCTGGCGCCTCCGAGCGCTTGCTGGCGCTCGCCGAGAAATTCCGCGGCAAGAAGACCGAAGCCAAGGAAGCCGATCTCGCCTGGCGCGAATGGCCGGTGGAGAAGCGGCTGTCGCATTCGCTGGTGCATGGCATCACCGAGTTCATCGAGCAGGACACCGAGGAAGCCCGCAAGAATTCCTCGCGGCCGCTCGACGTGATCGAGGGCCCGCTGATGGCCGGCATGAACGTGGTCGGCGACCTGTTCGGCGACGGCAAGATGTTTTTGCCGCAGGTGGTGAAGTCGGCGCGCGTCATGAAGCAGGCGGTGGCCTGGCTGATGCCGTTCATGGAGGAGGAGAAGGCGCGCAACCTCGCCAGCGGCATCGGCACCGAGGGCTCGTCGTCGGCCGGCAAGATCGTGCTCGCCACCGTCAAGGGCGACGTCCACGACATCGGCAAGAACATCGTCGGCATCGTGCTCCAGTGCAACAATTACGAGGTCATCGATCTCGGCGTGATGGTGCCGGCGGCCAAGATCGTCGAGACCGTGAAGGCGGAGAAGGCGGACATCGTCGGTCTCTCAGGCCTGATCACGCCCTCGCTCGACGAGATGGCGTTCTTCGCCGGCGAATTGCAGCGCGAAGGCCTCAAGCTGCCGCTCTTGATCGGCGGCGCGACGACGAGCCGCGTGCATACCGCCGTCAAGATCGACCCGAGCTATCAGGCAGGTCCGGTCGTGCACGTCAACGACGCCAGCCGCGCGGTCGGTGTCGCCTCCTCGCTGCTGAGCCCCGAGAAGCGCGAGGCCTATGCGGCCGAGGTGCGTGCCGAATACGCAAAGATCTCGGAGGCGCATCTCCGCGCGCAGGCGGACAAGAAGCGCTTGAAGTTGGCTGACGCCCGCAAGAACGCCGTTACGATCGATTTCGCCAAGAGCAAGCCGGTGAAGCCGACCTTCCTCGGCACCAGGAGTTTTGACGACTACGATCTCGCCGAGCTCGTGCCCTATATCGACTGGACGCCGTTCTTCCAGACCTGGGAGCTCGCCGGCCGCTTCCCCGCGATCCTCAAGGACGAGAAGGTCGGCGAGGTCGCGCGCTCGCTCTATGACGATGCGCGCAAGATGCTGGATACCATCGTCAAGGAGAAATGGTTCCGGGCCCGCGCCACCATCGGCTTCTGGCCGGCGAATGCGCAAGGCGACGACATCGTGCTCTATACCGACGATACCAGGACCAAGAGCATCGCGACGCTGCACACGCTGCGCCAGCAACTCGAGAAGCGCGAGGGCCGGTTCAACGCGGCGCTGTCTGACTTCGTCGCGCCCGCGGGCGTGCCCGATTATGTCGGCGGCTTCGTCGTCACCGCCGGGATCGGCGAGGACGCGGTCGCAGATCGCTTCAAGATGGCGAATGACGACTACTCCTCGATCCTGTGCAAGGCGCTGGCCGACCGCCTCGCCGAAGCCTTCGCCGAGCGCATGCATGCCCGCGTGCGCCGCGAGTTCTGGGCCTATGCGCCCGACGAGGCGCTCTCCAGCGAGGACCTGATCCTGGAGAAGTACCAGGGCATCCGCCCCGCGCCCGGCTATCCCGCGCAGCCCGATCACACCGAGAAGGCGACGCTGTTCGAACTGCTCGATGCCGAGAACACGGCCGGCGTGAGGCTGACCGAAAGCTTTGCGATGTGGCCGGGCAGTAGCGTGTCCGGGCTCTATTTCGCCAGTCCCGAGAGCTATTATTTCGGCGTCGGCAAGATCGAGCGCGACCAGGTCGAGGACTACGCCGCGCGCAAGGGCATGACGGTGGCGGAGACCGAGCGCTGGCTCGCGCCGGTGCTCAACTACATCCCCTCGCAGCAGCCGAGCGACAAGGCGTTCGCGGCGACACCCGCGAACGACGAGGCCTCGAACGACCTCGCCTCGCATCCGCCCGGCTGCACCTGCGCGGTGCATCTGGTCTGGCAGAAGAAGCGCGCGGGCGCGGGATAG